The following proteins come from a genomic window of Montipora foliosa isolate CH-2021 chromosome 2, ASM3666993v2, whole genome shotgun sequence:
- the LOC137992235 gene encoding uncharacterized protein, which produces MTRFSRQQSYVSLTALEMILLTGVLSFLDIAQGNPAIELNPNLFIVTRLGMTWKEFCSKLEHSLKQRVGWSLYDKNGTGVSPDRIIFMNVKTNCDDPSKKNEQTEVWFYVSKSGSKELDEWLTLKAYRVLQMLLENGNAKQLGPEFEGKVIHVDLAGESSSKHKSLFDSGKLSTLAIILIAIAGAVGLVLLIVTCRCVYCHGAKRRKKAKGEDSQALHVVHVATNSFTDGITEKRQEEEKKENSLDHTCTGDESKTNSENKKAENDNLGDNVQENERVISYENHAGHVPEKDDGEQNSNNEQACVVAPTIVTSPAPAEYENMDAIMNVNTVGRFPDTASSGSGGSRRGSGQGRGSKPPSPAALQRINADPGRRRSSAHSVIDDEDVPLTHKTGTVGIVALALRNKNERKKEAEFKNLSKDVPEEEVKYPENTQNKNRSPDVLPAPKTRVKLSSDPDYINANWIRDHKGQRRYIATQHPLQETAEDFWRMVWESRVLV; this is translated from the exons ATGACTCGTTTTTCGAGACAACAGAGTTATGTGAGTCTCACCGCTTTGGAAATGATCCTACTCACCGGGGTGTTGTCTTTCTTAGACATCGCTCAAG GAAACCCCGCCATTGAGCTCAACCCCAATCTCTTCATTGTGACAAGGCTAGGTATGACGTGGAAAGAATTCTGCTCAAAACTGGAGCATAGCTTAAAGCAGAGAGTAGGATGGAGTTTGTACGACAAAAATGGTACTGGGGTGTCGCCAGACAGAATAATTTTCATGAATGTGAAGACGAACTGCGATGACCCAAGCAAGAAAAATGAACAGACAGAAGTGTGGTTTTATGTTTCCAAATCCGGCTCGAAAGAGTTGGACGAATGGCTGACGTTGAAGGCTTATAGGGTGCTTCAAATGCTCCTGGAAAATGGAAATGCGAAACAACTCGGACCTGAGTTCGAAGGAAAG GTCATCCATGTCGATTTGGCCGGTGAAAGTTCATCAAAACACAAGTCTTTGTTCGACTCTGGAAAACTGTCGACCCTTGCCATTATTCTGATTGCGATTGCAGGCGCTGTTGGCTTGGTTTTGTTGATTGTAACCTGCCGTTGT GTCTACTGTCATGGTGCTAAGCGAAGGAAGAAAGCAAAAGGAGAAGATTCTCAGGCTCTTCACGTAGTGCATGTGGCTACTAACAGTTTTACAGATGGGATAACTGAAAAGAGGCAGGAGgaggagaagaaagaaaatagtTTGGATCATACGTGTACCGGTGATGAAAGTAAAACAAACTCGGAGAATAAAAAAGCTGAAAAT GACAATCTGGGTGACAATGTGCAGGAAAACGAGAGAGTAATATCTTATGAAAACCATGCGGGCCATGTTCCAGAGAAGGATGACGGCGAGCAAAATTCAAATAATGAGCAAGCGTGTGTTGTCGCTCCTACGATTGTGACAAGCCCTGCACCTGCAGAGTATGAGAACATGGACGCCATAATGAACGTGAATACAGTTGGACGGTTTCCCGATACTGCTTCGTCTGGTTCCGGAGGCTCTCGGAGAGGCTCA GGACAGGGAAGAGGCTCCAAGCCACCCAGTCCTGCTGCCTTACAACGAATTAACGCTGATCCAGGAAGAAGACGCTCATCTGCGCATTCCGTCATTGATGATGAGGACGTACCGCTGACACACAAGACAGGAACCGTGGGTATAGTGGCCTTGGCGCTAAGAAATAAGAACGAAAGGAAGAAAGAGGCTGAGTTCAAG AACTTGAGCAAAGACGTGCCTGAGGAAGAGGTTAAATATCCCGAAAACACGCAGAACAAAAACCGATCACCTGATGTGTTACCAG CTCCCAAAACCAGAGTGAAGCTATCTTCAGATCCAGACTATATCAACGCAAACTGGATCAGG GATCACAAAGGTCAGCGGCGTTACATCGCAACACAACATCCCTTGCAGGAAACTGCAGAAGATTTCTGGCGAATGGTCTGGGAGAGCAGGGTTCTCGTCTGA